The sequence CCGGCCGCGGTCCAGTGCACGCAGCAGCACGGCGTCCATCGCCCGGTGCCAGGCCGAGTGCGCCGGCGGGGGGAGCGGAGGCCGGCCCGCCAGGAGGGCGGCCGCGATGTGCGCGGACTGCCGTTGCACGGCGGCGAAGGTGTATCCGGTCGACGCACGGGTGGCGCCGCCCGCGGTGCCGATGCGGAACACCGAGCGGCCCGCCCGCCGCGGAAACCGGCCGTCGGTCATCGGGATCGCGCCCTGCTCGACGGCGGTCACCCGGAACCCGTCCAGCCGCAGCACCTGCGCGGTGTACCGGAGCAACGCCCGCTCGTAGGCGGCGGTGTGGAGGATCCGGCGGGAGAACTCCGTGTACTCCACCAGCGCGGTGTGCTCGCTCAGCGGCAGGACATACCCGAAGGACAGGCCGTGAGCGGGCTGCGGGGTGCGGAAGTCCATCAGATCCGCGGTCGCGGGATCGAACACCGGCCGCGCGGTGCGGACGAACCAGCCCCGGAAGTGCTGCTGGAGAGTGGTGCGGGCCGGCGGGAGCCGGACGCCGGGCCGGGAGTCGAAGGCCCAGCGCGCCCGGTAGACCACCGGCCGTCCGGCCTCGTCGCGCCCCCGTACCTCCGCGCCACCGGCGGAGTCCCGTACGGACTCCACCGTCGCGGTGGCCCGCGCGACGCCGCTCCGGCCGGCGAGGCGGGCGCCGACGAAGGCCTCGAAGTCGCGCGAGCGCAGCATCTTGTAGCGGAAGGGGGCGGGCCGTCCTTCCGTCGCCGCCCCGTCGGGACCGTGCACGCGAAGCCGCTCCCACGACGCGGTCAGCGCGGAGTCGAAGGCGCCGCCCGGCGCTTCCCAATAGCACCAGGTCCGTTCCTGCGGGGTGCGCGGCCCGTGCGGGGCGTCGATGAGCAGCACCCTTGGCTGCCGGTTGCCCGCCGCCGGTGCGCACAGCCGGTAGGCGAGCGACAGCCCGGCCGCTCCCGCGCCGACGATGACGGCATCCGCGTCCCGCACGCCCGGTCCTCCCTGTGCCTCGATGAGCCCGGCCCGTCGGTGATCCTTCCGCAGCAAGGGGCCGGGAGGCGGTGTCCGACGCGCGGGCAACCGGTGGGCCGGCCGACGCCGCCGCCTCCTGGCGGTTTTGACTACCGGTCAGGAGCAGGAGCAGGAGCAGGAGCAGGCGCGCAGGCGCGCAGGCGCGCAGGCGCGCAGGACCGCGCGGTGACGGGCCGGCGCCATGGCGGGCGGGCCTGCCCGCGGCGCCCACCACGGCGTAGGCCAGAATCCTTTCCGACCAATCCGGGTGCCGCCCGGCGCCGAATCACCGGTGACCCTGTCACCGTCCGGAGGTGTCCATGCCCGTCGCAGCCCGCGGCGACCGATCCTCAGCGCCGCATTCCGGTGCCCTGGAAGCACTGCTCGACCGCGTCTCCCGCGGTGACCAGCAAGCGTTCGAGAGTCTCTACACAGCAGTGGCCGGTTCCGTTCTGGGTCTGGTGCGCCGGGTGGTGCGGGACCCCGCCCAGTCCGAGGAGGTGGCACAGGAGGTGCTGATCGAGGTGTGGCGGTCCGCGGCCCGTTACGACGCGCGACAGGGCAGCGCCATGGCCTGGATCATGACCTTGACCCACCGGCGCGCGGTGGACCGGGTCCGCTCGTCCCAGGCCGCGGCCGACCGCGACCACCGGGCCGGGGTGCACGCCTACACCGCGGCCTTCGACGAGGTCAGCGAGCAGGTCGAACGGCGGCTGGAGCGTGAGCAGGTGCGCCGCTGCCTGGGGCAGCTCACCGAACTCCAACGGGAGTCGGTGACTCTCGCCTACTACCGCGGGTACACCTACCGGGAGACCGCCGACCTGCTGGGTACGGCGCTGGGCACGGTCAAGACACGGCTGCGCGACGGACTGATCCGGCTCCGCGACTGCCTGGGGGTGTCGGCATGAACACCGTCGATCTGCACACGCTCACCGGTGCCTATGCCCTGGGCGCGCTCTCCGGACGGGAGGCGGCGGAGTTCACCCGCCACCTCGCCCAGTGCGAGGCCTGCGCCCGGGAAGTGCGGGAGTTGCAGGAGACCGCGGCCCGGCTCGCCCTGGCGGTCGCCGAGGTGCCCCCGGCGGATCTCCGGATGCGGGTGATGGCGGCCCTGCCCGAGGTCCGGCAGCTTCCTCCCGTACAGCGCGAGGCCACGGTGGTCCCGCTGCGCCGTCGCGCGCGCCGCCGCCTGCCCTACCTCGCGGCCGTCGCCTGCCTGGCCATTGCCGCGGTCGCCGGCGCACTGGCCGTCAACGCCCGCTACGACGCCGACCGGCAGCGGGACCTCACCGCCCGCGCCGAGGCGCAGGCGGCCGAGGTCAGCGCCCTGATGACCGCTCCGGACGCCACCTTCCACACCACGGCCTTCAAGGGCGGGGGCAGCGGGACCGTGGTGGCCTCCAAGCGGATGGGACGGACCGCCTTCCTGTACCACGGCCTGCCGGCACTGCCGGATCAGCGGGTGTATGAACTCTGGTACAGCCGCAACGGCACGATGGTGCCCGCCGGACTCGTCGAGCCCGGCCGCTCCTCGGGCACCCTGCTGCTGACCGGCGGACCGCAGGGCGCGGACGGAGTCGGCGTCACGGCCGAACCCCCGGGCGGCTCCAGCAGTCCCACCAGCCCGCCGCTGGGGCTCCTGCGGGTATGACGGCTGTGGCGGGTATGAGCTGAAGGACGCGACGGGTGACCGGCGGCCGACCGGCTGCCGGTGTCACCCGTCGATGTGCGGGCCCCTCGGCAGCCATGCCGTGCGGGGCCACACCATGCCCCGCGGCGCCCGTGAGGGGCGCCGGCTGACTGTGAAGCTCGTCACTGCCCACCTGGCCGGCGGGCCGTTGCCGGTACCGGCCGACGAGCGCACGTCGTCCGGATAGCGGCCCATATCCCGCACACCAGCCCCGCCCGCCACACCTTTCTGCGCACGTCCCGTCGGTCGCGCGCGCGGCGGGCGCGCAGCGAGAGGTGCGCACGACCCGGCGCGCGTTTCTGCCCCGCCCCTGATCGCCGTGCCGGGGGCCTGCCGCGTGCTCAAGTCCCGTGCGGGGAAGTCTTCTTGAGGGTGGGCAAGCGGTGTGCGCTCTTCCCTGAACGGGCCGTCAGGGCGTGCCTCGACGGCGGTACTTGGCATGTCCGGCGAGTACGTGATCGTCGCATTTGAGTCAAGAGAATCGCCGAAAACGAGCAAATGAAGCAACTTAGTGGCCAGATTGTCGCGTCTTCCGTGCAGAGTCATCAAACGGGGCCTTCAAGTGTGCCCCGCGCCAAGGGCTCGGAAACCGGGCTTCGAAGGAGAAGGTATGCGACCGTTTGCGTTGAGCTACGCCCGTCCGGCGGTGAAATCGCCGACGACCACCCCCTACAGCTATGACGCCACACGGCAACTCAACGTCCTCCCGGACGGGCGCCCGGCCACCTGTAGCCGGGCGGTGCTGCTGGCCACGGGCACCACTGCCTCCACCGCCGGTTCCAAGACCCACTTCGACGACTGAGCGCCCATGACCGTCCTGGTCCTCACCTGCGAGGAAGACTTGACGGCGGATATCGTGGTGTCCACGCTGCAGGACCTCGGTGTCCCGCTCGTCCGCCTCGACCCCGCCGACCTGCCCGGAAGGGTCGCCCTGTCGGCCGAGTACTCCGGGGACGACTTCCACGGATATCTCAAAGCGGGCACACGCATGGTGAGCCTCAGCAGCCTGCGTTCGGTATGGGTTCGCCGCCCCGGCACCCCCGGGGCACGCGCCCCGGAACAGTCCGCCTGGATCACGGCGGAATCCGAGCAGGCGCTCTACGGCATGCTCTCCTGCACCCCGGCGCGCTGGATGAACCACCCCGTCGCGTCCATGCAGGCACGTAACAAGCCCTGGCAGCTCCATGTCGCCCATCGCAGCGGTTTCCTCGTGCCCCCCACGTTGGTCACCACATTTCCGGCGGTCGCCCGGCAGTTCGCCGCGGCCCATCAGGACCTCGTGGTGAAATCGGTCAGCGGAAAGCACCCCGGTGACCCGCCACTCGTCCTGCCCACCACGCGCATCAGCCCGGACGCGGACTTCAGCGGGGTCGCGGCCGGCCCCACCCTGCTCCAGCAGCACATCCACAAGGAGGCCGATATCCGGCTGACCTGCGTCGGCGAGCAGCTGTTCGCCGCCCGCAAGAAAGCCGACCCCGACGAAGTGGACAGCCGTTTCAGCCAGCACGGCACCTGGGAGCCTGCCGAGGTGCCGGACTCCGTCCAGCAGGCGGTGAGCACCTATATGTCCACCGCCCAACTTGCCTATGGTGCCTTTGACTTCGCCGAAGACCCGGACGGGACATGGTGGTTCCTCGAATGTAACCAGGGCGGCCAGTTCGGCTTCGTCCAGTTGGAGACCGATCAGCCCATTGCCCAGGCCATCGCCGCCTGGCTGGCCGTGGAGCCCGTCACCTGATTCCTCGGGGGCGGACGGCCGCGGGAGCACGGTGCCGCGCGGGCGGGGGCGGGGGCGGGGTGGGGGGCGAGGCCGTGTCGCTGCCCCTTGCCTCTTGCCCCTCGCTTTCGCGGCACCGTCGCACCGGCAGTCCGGGGCCGGCGCGCCCCGGGCGGCCACCGCCGCCCCCTACTTGCTCAAGACGTTCGCCACCACGATGAACAGCCCGATCAGCACATCCACGCCACCGACCCTGAAGGACCCCGCCCAGCCCCGGCCCGCCACCCGGGCCGCCCACACCCCCCAGCCGAACAGCGCCACCATATTGAAGCCCAGGGCGACGTCGATCGCGCTCGCCTCGCCCCACCACTTCGCCTGGGCGCCGAGCAGCACCGCGATCGTCGGCACCATGGCGGCCACCAGCGGCCATTCGGTCAGCATGGAACGTACCGCGCTGGCGGTGACCTGAGTGTCGTCGTCCGTCCGGTGCGCGATGGAGTGGGCGTAGCCGTGCGCGGCGGCCGACGCCACCGCCGACAGGGCCACCCACAACGCGTCGTACCCGGGATCCGCCGGGGTGCCTTCATGGCCCAGCGCCGCCGCCAGCGCGCTGGCCAGCACCGAGCCGTAGACCCCGCCGAACAGCAACCGCTGCAGGGGCTCCCCCCGTCTGGCGGGCGGCAGGGGATCGTTACGCAGCACGGACACGGCGCCACCTCACAGGACCGACGGGGCTGCCCCACTCGGGGATGCCCCTACGAGATGTAGCAGCCCCCGGCACGGTCCGTCCGAAGCTACGCCGACCACTCCGGGCGAATTCCCCCCGTGGCGCGGCGGTGTGGCCCCGCGGTGTGGCCCCGAGGTGTCGCACGGAACCCCGGACTCCGCCCGGCCTGCGGCTGCGTCGTCAGGGGCGCAAGGTCAAGGCGGGATGCGTACCGTTCAGATAGTGGTCGCCGATGTCGCGCAGACTGCGGGTGGGGGAGGCCTGTGCCGTCAGCAGACGTGCATTGCGCCAGAACCTGTCGAATCCCAGGGCCCCGGCCGGGGAGTCGGCGCCCTGGGTGAGTTCCAGGACACGGGTGGTGATGTCCATCGCCGATCTGCTGGTGACGGCCTCGGCCGCGGCGACGAGGAGGGCGATGTCCGCGCGCTCGTCCACACCGAGTTCCTGCCCCGCGAGAAGACCCCGGGCCAGCGCCTCGGTCGCCGATTCGACCACCGCCGCGGCGGTGCGGGCGGCGGCCACCAACTCCCCGTAGGCGAGCAGCAAGTAGGGGTCCGTACCCGTCCGGTCCGGGTACGCATCCGGGTACGCACCGTTGTCCGGACCCGTAGCAGGGCGGCTGCGCGACGCGGCCCGGTCGATGTCCCGTGCCTCGGCAAGTGCTCCTTCGGCGGTCCCCAGGCTGACGTGGACCAGGGCGAGCCGGAGCGCCAGCGGGGCGAGCGTGGCGAAGGGGGAGACGGCGTGCTCATCGCGGGGGACGGCGCCGAGCACCTGATCGGCGGGG is a genomic window of Streptomyces sp. Edi2 containing:
- the tgmB gene encoding ATP-grasp ribosomal peptide maturase, which gives rise to MTVLVLTCEEDLTADIVVSTLQDLGVPLVRLDPADLPGRVALSAEYSGDDFHGYLKAGTRMVSLSSLRSVWVRRPGTPGARAPEQSAWITAESEQALYGMLSCTPARWMNHPVASMQARNKPWQLHVAHRSGFLVPPTLVTTFPAVARQFAAAHQDLVVKSVSGKHPGDPPLVLPTTRISPDADFSGVAAGPTLLQQHIHKEADIRLTCVGEQLFAARKKADPDEVDSRFSQHGTWEPAEVPDSVQQAVSTYMSTAQLAYGAFDFAEDPDGTWWFLECNQGGQFGFVQLETDQPIAQAIAAWLAVEPVT
- a CDS encoding lycopene cyclase family protein — encoded protein: MRDADAVIVGAGAAGLSLAYRLCAPAAGNRQPRVLLIDAPHGPRTPQERTWCYWEAPGGAFDSALTASWERLRVHGPDGAATEGRPAPFRYKMLRSRDFEAFVGARLAGRSGVARATATVESVRDSAGGAEVRGRDEAGRPVVYRARWAFDSRPGVRLPPARTTLQQHFRGWFVRTARPVFDPATADLMDFRTPQPAHGLSFGYVLPLSEHTALVEYTEFSRRILHTAAYERALLRYTAQVLRLDGFRVTAVEQGAIPMTDGRFPRRAGRSVFRIGTAGGATRASTGYTFAAVQRQSAHIAAALLAGRPPLPPPAHSAWHRAMDAVLLRALDRGRVDGAEFFTGLFRTVPMERLLRFLDGRSRLWEDVAIGLRSPVLPMLRTAAELPLLSRRATVR
- a CDS encoding anti-sigma factor yields the protein MNTVDLHTLTGAYALGALSGREAAEFTRHLAQCEACAREVRELQETAARLALAVAEVPPADLRMRVMAALPEVRQLPPVQREATVVPLRRRARRRLPYLAAVACLAIAAVAGALAVNARYDADRQRDLTARAEAQAAEVSALMTAPDATFHTTAFKGGGSGTVVASKRMGRTAFLYHGLPALPDQRVYELWYSRNGTMVPAGLVEPGRSSGTLLLTGGPQGADGVGVTAEPPGGSSSPTSPPLGLLRV
- the tgmA gene encoding putative ATP-grasp-modified RiPP — translated: MRPFALSYARPAVKSPTTTPYSYDATRQLNVLPDGRPATCSRAVLLATGTTASTAGSKTHFDD
- the sigK gene encoding ECF RNA polymerase sigma factor SigK; amino-acid sequence: MPVAARGDRSSAPHSGALEALLDRVSRGDQQAFESLYTAVAGSVLGLVRRVVRDPAQSEEVAQEVLIEVWRSAARYDARQGSAMAWIMTLTHRRAVDRVRSSQAAADRDHRAGVHAYTAAFDEVSEQVERRLEREQVRRCLGQLTELQRESVTLAYYRGYTYRETADLLGTALGTVKTRLRDGLIRLRDCLGVSA